One segment of Mycolicibacterium sp. YH-1 DNA contains the following:
- a CDS encoding DUF4185 domain-containing protein, with protein sequence MSSRQRITSMSMASMSMATTLVTGLCVAIGMAAPASAEPCQGASAAAQPLPNQAVQIPSPSALAPFQRPIGHKPVGANDAAPTPKLGQLPLAILKALIPKSTPATQAEQVQQQAAVVPTNPGGAANQQAQPAPAPVQAEPAPAAQPVPSAPPGTAIVGWVTGPDSPNETIKRFAVTGTDLGIMWDNGDPANRQVLMAFGDTNGYCGIPGKQWRYNALFRSQDGSLSKTVAVPDGVVANKYSGSPIWRPGISKQIINSIGQAPQETGIIPTAGIAVGRNQYLNFMSIRNWDSPGSWSTNFSATAVSQDNGENWGVYPGTIRPPSGGNENFQMSAFLKPGPGDPYIYTFGTPNGRGGSAFVARVAPNVIPDLTKYEYWNADNGAWVPGNPAAATPVIPGPVGEMSAQYNTYLKQYLVLYCNGASNDVVMRTAPAPQGPWGPEQRLASSAEIPGGIYAPLLHPWSTGKELYYNLSLWSAYNVMLMKTVLP encoded by the coding sequence ATGTCGTCGCGTCAGCGAATCACCTCGATGTCGATGGCATCGATGTCGATGGCAACCACGCTCGTCACCGGGCTATGCGTAGCGATCGGCATGGCCGCTCCAGCCTCCGCGGAGCCCTGCCAGGGCGCTTCAGCTGCAGCTCAGCCACTTCCCAATCAGGCCGTGCAGATTCCGAGCCCATCCGCGCTCGCCCCCTTCCAGCGCCCGATAGGGCACAAGCCCGTCGGCGCGAACGACGCAGCGCCCACCCCCAAGCTGGGCCAGCTGCCACTGGCCATCCTCAAGGCGCTCATACCGAAGTCCACGCCAGCCACGCAGGCCGAGCAGGTGCAACAGCAGGCGGCCGTCGTCCCAACCAATCCCGGCGGCGCGGCCAACCAACAGGCCCAACCGGCTCCTGCCCCAGTCCAGGCTGAGCCGGCGCCGGCAGCGCAACCGGTGCCGTCCGCACCGCCCGGCACGGCGATCGTCGGCTGGGTGACCGGACCTGACAGCCCGAACGAGACCATCAAGCGCTTCGCAGTCACAGGGACCGACCTCGGGATCATGTGGGACAACGGCGATCCCGCCAACCGCCAGGTGCTCATGGCATTCGGCGACACGAACGGCTACTGCGGCATCCCCGGCAAGCAGTGGCGATACAACGCGCTGTTCCGCAGCCAGGACGGCTCACTGTCGAAGACGGTTGCGGTGCCGGACGGCGTTGTGGCCAACAAGTATTCGGGCTCACCGATCTGGCGGCCCGGCATCTCCAAGCAGATCATCAACAGCATCGGGCAGGCGCCGCAGGAGACAGGCATCATCCCGACGGCCGGGATCGCCGTTGGGCGAAACCAGTACCTCAACTTCATGTCGATCAGGAACTGGGATAGTCCGGGCTCCTGGTCGACGAACTTCTCGGCGACCGCGGTATCCCAGGACAACGGCGAGAACTGGGGCGTGTACCCCGGCACCATCCGCCCTCCTTCAGGAGGGAATGAGAACTTCCAGATGAGTGCGTTCCTCAAGCCAGGGCCGGGCGATCCCTATATCTACACGTTCGGCACCCCGAACGGACGCGGCGGTTCGGCGTTCGTGGCGCGAGTTGCTCCCAACGTCATCCCGGACCTCACCAAGTACGAGTACTGGAACGCCGACAACGGAGCCTGGGTCCCGGGTAACCCCGCGGCCGCCACGCCGGTGATCCCGGGTCCCGTTGGCGAGATGTCGGCCCAGTACAACACGTATCTCAAGCAGTACCTGGTGCTGTACTGCAACGGCGCCAGCAATGACGTCGTGATGAGGACGGCACCGGCTCCGCAGGGCCCCTGGGGTCCCGAACAACGACTGGCCTCATCGGCGGAGATCCCGGGCGGCATCTACGCGCCGCTGCTGCACCCCTGGTCGACCGGCAAGGAGCTGTACTACAACCTGTCACTGTGGTCGGCCTACAACGTCATGCTGATGAAGACCGTGCTCCCATAG